A single region of the Hyphomicrobiales bacterium genome encodes:
- the lptB gene encoding lipopolysaccharide transport system ATP binding protein LptB → MDQIMDQPVGASYAASSTTTLGASSSAESEGAVQGRVMGSGILSVHGLEKSYRGRTVVQDATLHLSNGEAVGLLGPNGAGKTTIFYMITGLVGADRGMISLDGHDITHLPMYRRARLGIGYLPQEASIFRGLSVEDNIRAVLEAVEPDRKARDRKLDELLEEFDIARLRKSPSIALSGGERRRCEIARALAGNPSFMLLDEPFAGIDPIAVGDIQNLVRHLTRRGIGVLITDHNVRETLGLIDRAYIIHSGRVLTEGTPDEIIADQDVRRLYLGEDFHL, encoded by the coding sequence ATGGATCAGATCATGGATCAGCCAGTCGGCGCCAGTTATGCCGCCTCCTCGACGACGACTCTCGGTGCTTCCTCATCCGCGGAGAGCGAGGGCGCCGTGCAGGGCCGCGTCATGGGAAGTGGCATTCTCTCGGTGCATGGGCTCGAGAAGAGCTATCGCGGCCGCACCGTCGTTCAGGATGCGACGCTGCATCTCAGCAATGGCGAGGCCGTTGGGCTGCTCGGGCCGAACGGCGCCGGAAAGACGACCATCTTCTACATGATCACCGGGCTGGTGGGCGCCGACCGTGGCATGATCAGCCTCGATGGCCACGACATCACCCATCTTCCGATGTATCGGCGCGCGCGCCTCGGAATCGGCTATCTCCCGCAGGAGGCCTCAATCTTCCGAGGGCTGAGTGTGGAGGACAATATACGGGCCGTGCTCGAGGCGGTGGAACCCGACCGCAAGGCGCGGGATCGCAAGCTCGATGAGCTGCTTGAGGAATTCGACATCGCGCGGTTGCGCAAATCCCCCTCTATCGCATTATCAGGCGGTGAGCGGCGCCGCTGCGAAATCGCCCGCGCGCTCGCCGGTAATCCGTCATTCATGCTTCTCGACGAGCCCTTCGCAGGTATCGATCCCATCGCGGTCGGCGATATCCAGAATCTCGTGCGACACCTGACCCGAAGGGGTATCGGGGTGCTTATCACCGACCATAACGTGCGCGAGACGCTCGGGCTGATCGATCGTGCCTATATCATTCATTCCGGTCGTGTGCTGACCGAGG
- a CDS encoding Lipopolysaccharide export system protein LptA → MKRCFLSHVGFALALPIAIAAVAPAALAQKAAPQQQGPKNSPLGGIGSNNKEPIKIDADRLDIFDREQRASFSGNVVAVQGDTTMRCSLLNVYYEQSAMGGATGAQRPAQPAAQPGGENSNIRRLDCKGPVTVVSKDQTATGENATYDRGDNKVILTGRVALSQGPNVQQCDRIVYNLDTSIANCESRPGGRVQGVFVPGSAEPGQKPAQSRPGR, encoded by the coding sequence ATGAAGCGTTGCTTCCTATCGCATGTAGGCTTCGCCTTGGCCCTGCCGATTGCGATTGCGGCGGTTGCGCCCGCCGCTCTTGCCCAGAAAGCCGCGCCGCAGCAGCAAGGGCCAAAGAATTCGCCCCTCGGAGGTATCGGTTCCAACAACAAGGAGCCGATCAAGATCGACGCCGATCGCCTGGATATCTTCGATCGGGAGCAGCGCGCCAGCTTCTCCGGCAATGTGGTTGCCGTGCAGGGCGACACGACCATGCGGTGCTCGCTGCTCAACGTCTATTATGAGCAAAGCGCGATGGGCGGCGCCACCGGCGCGCAACGGCCGGCGCAACCCGCTGCCCAGCCGGGCGGGGAGAACAGCAATATTCGCAGGCTCGACTGCAAGGGACCCGTGACGGTCGTCTCCAAGGACCAGACCGCGACTGGCGAGAACGCGACCTATGACCGGGGCGACAACAAGGTCATCCTCACGGGGCGCGTCGCTTTGAGCCAGGGCCCCAACGTGCAGCAATGCGATCGCATCGTCTATAATTTGGACACGAGCATCGCCAATTGTGAATCGCGGCCGGGCGGCCGCGTGCAGGGCGTCTTCGTTCCCGGCAGCGCCGAGCCCGGGCAGAAGCCAGCCCAATCGCGTCCGGGCCGCTGA
- a CDS encoding Lipopolysaccharide export system protein LptC, giving the protein MDQPTLKMASPLGAPNSSNAKRPQRGGYAAAVRHSARVRFFKKAIPIGAATAVILVLIIGIFDPFGRLRGLTLGPVSLSGTKITMAAPKLRGYRAGSRPYEMTAASASQDARKPNIVELNEITGKVTLENNGQAHIEATTGVYDSQTELLELAGRVNVRTDTGYSAHLTTASVDFKGGKVSSAEPVRVDIDGGSIKADKLDIDDNGKHIVFQGRVRAIMESDKARSTPPATND; this is encoded by the coding sequence ATGGATCAACCGACCCTAAAGATGGCGTCGCCTTTGGGCGCACCGAACAGTAGCAACGCGAAGCGTCCACAGCGCGGGGGATACGCCGCCGCCGTGAGGCATTCCGCGCGCGTGCGCTTTTTCAAGAAGGCCATCCCCATCGGTGCGGCAACCGCCGTGATCCTCGTGCTGATCATCGGCATTTTCGATCCGTTCGGCCGCTTGCGCGGCCTCACGCTCGGCCCGGTCAGCCTGTCCGGCACGAAGATCACCATGGCTGCCCCGAAGCTTCGGGGATACCGCGCGGGGTCGCGGCCCTATGAGATGACGGCGGCGTCCGCATCCCAGGATGCGCGCAAGCCCAATATCGTGGAACTCAACGAAATCACCGGCAAAGTGACGCTGGAAAATAACGGCCAGGCTCATATCGAAGCGACGACGGGCGTTTATGACTCCCAGACCGAGCTGCTGGAACTCGCCGGACGCGTCAACGTGCGCACGGATACGGGCTATAGCGCCCATCTCACGACCGCATCCGTCGATTTCAAGGGCGGTAAGGTTTCATCGGCGGAGCCGGTGAGGGTTGATATCGATGGAGGCTCGATTAAAGCAGACAAGCTTGATATCGATGACAATGGCAAGCACATCGTCTTCCAAGGGCGGGTGCGGGCCATCATGGAATCTGATAAGGCCCGATCGACCCCTCCTGCTACCAACGATTGA
- a CDS encoding Lytic murein transglycosylase produces the protein MKTLFRTIAAALLLTGATLSSALAAPCSTRQPFEAWLADVKAEAAAAGVTPRGLAALNGLTYDPQIVARDRAQGVFQQSFLQFSDRMVSADRLQRGGRFLKSEAATFDHIARTYGVPGPVIVAFWGLETDFGAVMGNMSTLRSLATLAYDCRRPAMFRAELIDALKIVDRGDLQASDMRGAWAGELGQFQFMPSYYLKYAVDEDGDGRRDLLRSRADALASAGNFLASLGWRRGEPWLREVRVPESLDWKQADLAIKHPVSVWAQWGVTLPNGSALPAEEREASLHLPMGRLGPAFLAYDNFQVFLKWNQSLVYSTTAAYFANRLAGAPPISRGRGRVTPLNAQDTSDLQRLLSAKGWDPGPIDGKLGTATRTAVRDAQSRFGLPADSYPSQELLETLRRN, from the coding sequence ATGAAGACCCTGTTTCGGACGATTGCAGCCGCGCTGCTTTTGACGGGAGCAACCTTGTCTTCGGCTCTGGCCGCTCCCTGCTCCACCCGCCAGCCCTTCGAAGCCTGGCTCGCGGACGTGAAGGCGGAGGCCGCCGCTGCCGGCGTGACGCCGCGCGGACTGGCTGCGCTCAATGGCCTGACCTACGATCCCCAGATCGTGGCCCGCGATCGGGCGCAGGGTGTCTTTCAGCAGAGCTTCCTGCAGTTTTCGGATCGCATGGTGTCGGCGGACCGTCTTCAGCGCGGAGGTCGCTTCCTGAAAAGCGAAGCCGCGACATTCGATCATATCGCGCGAACCTACGGCGTGCCCGGGCCGGTGATCGTGGCGTTCTGGGGCCTCGAGACCGATTTTGGCGCGGTGATGGGCAACATGTCCACGCTGCGCTCGCTGGCCACATTGGCCTATGATTGCCGACGTCCGGCGATGTTCCGCGCCGAACTCATCGACGCCCTGAAGATCGTAGACCGTGGCGATCTCCAAGCCAGCGACATGCGCGGCGCCTGGGCGGGAGAGCTCGGCCAGTTCCAGTTCATGCCGTCCTACTATCTTAAATATGCGGTGGACGAGGATGGCGACGGCCGCCGCGACCTGCTGCGCAGCCGCGCCGACGCGCTGGCTTCCGCCGGCAATTTCCTGGCATCGCTGGGCTGGCGGCGCGGGGAGCCCTGGCTGCGCGAGGTGCGCGTGCCCGAAAGCCTGGACTGGAAACAGGCGGATCTCGCCATCAAGCATCCGGTATCGGTCTGGGCCCAATGGGGCGTCACCCTGCCGAATGGCAGCGCCCTGCCTGCCGAAGAGCGAGAGGCTTCGCTCCATCTGCCGATGGGACGCCTTGGCCCCGCCTTCCTTGCCTATGACAATTTCCAGGTATTCCTGAAGTGGAACCAGTCGCTGGTCTATTCGACGACAGCCGCCTACTTCGCCAATCGCCTAGCGGGCGCACCGCCGATCAGCAGAGGGCGCGGGCGTGTTACGCCGCTCAATGCCCAGGACACATCCGACTTGCAGAGGCTGCTCTCGGCGAAGGGATGGGATCCTGGTCCCATCGACGGTAAATTGGGCACCGCGACGCGCACAGCCGTTCGCGATGCCCAGAGCCGTTTTGGCCTGCCCGCCGATTCCTATCCTTCGCAGGAGCTGCTGGAGACCCTGCGCCGCAATTGA
- the purU gene encoding Formyltetrahydrofolate deformylase, with protein MSRANHVLTLSCINRPGIVSAVSTYLFETGCNINQAHQFDDTETGRFFMRVVFDRVASEPSQAALEDGFRAVAERFGMDWRMSNPAAKRRVMILVSKFDHCLADLLYRWRIEELPMDIAAIVANHPRDTYAHHDFDGIPFHYLPVTKDTKLEQEHALWELVQSTRSDIVVLARYMQVLSEGLSAKLTGRCINIHHSFLPGFKGAKPYHQAFARGVKVIGATAHYVTSDLDEGPIIAQDVERVSHADFPEDLVRKGRDIERRVLARALSYHLEDRVILNGRKTVVFDT; from the coding sequence ATGTCTCGTGCCAACCATGTGCTGACCCTGTCGTGCATCAACCGCCCCGGCATCGTTTCCGCCGTTTCGACCTACCTGTTCGAGACGGGTTGCAATATCAACCAGGCTCACCAGTTCGATGACACCGAGACCGGCCGGTTCTTCATGCGCGTGGTTTTCGATCGCGTGGCGTCCGAGCCGAGCCAGGCGGCTCTGGAAGACGGCTTCCGCGCGGTTGCCGAGCGTTTCGGTATGGATTGGCGCATGAGCAACCCGGCAGCGAAGCGCCGCGTCATGATCCTCGTCTCGAAATTTGACCATTGCCTCGCCGATCTCCTCTACCGCTGGCGCATCGAGGAACTGCCGATGGACATCGCGGCCATCGTCGCCAACCATCCGCGGGACACCTACGCCCATCACGACTTCGACGGCATTCCCTTCCATTATCTGCCCGTGACGAAAGACACCAAGCTCGAGCAGGAACACGCCCTGTGGGAACTGGTGCAATCGACGCGCAGCGACATCGTCGTCCTCGCCCGCTACATGCAGGTGCTCTCGGAAGGGCTCTCGGCGAAGCTTACCGGGCGGTGCATCAATATCCACCATTCCTTCCTCCCGGGCTTCAAGGGAGCCAAGCCCTATCACCAGGCCTTCGCTCGCGGCGTCAAGGTCATCGGCGCGACGGCGCACTACGTCACCAGCGATCTCGACGAAGGCCCGATCATCGCGCAGGACGTGGAGCGGGTCAGCCACGCGGACTTCCCCGAAGATCTTGTCCGCAAAGGGCGGGATATCGAGCGGCGGGTGCTCGCGCGCGCGCTCAGCTATCACCTGGAGGATCGCGTCATCCTGAACGGCCGCAAGACGGTCGTATTTGATACCTAA
- a CDS encoding hypothetical protein (Evidence 5 : Unknown function): MTLEQPILTLGEPFAALRREEHWAPR, encoded by the coding sequence TTGACCCTGGAGCAGCCGATCCTCACTCTCGGCGAACCCTTTGCCGCGCTGCGCCGCGAGGAGCATTGGGCACCGAGGTGA
- the mscL gene encoding Large-conductance mechanosensitive channel — MSIVKEFREFALKGNVMDLAIGVIIGAAFSRIVESVVNDLFNPILGAITGGGIDFANYFIPLSSNVTATSLAAAREQGAVLAWGNFVTVAINFLIVAWILFLVVKGINRLRREEKVEQKAPEAPADVKLLTEIRDLLAAQRQ, encoded by the coding sequence ATGTCCATCGTCAAGGAGTTTCGGGAGTTTGCCCTCAAGGGCAATGTCATGGACCTCGCCATCGGTGTCATCATCGGCGCCGCGTTCAGCCGTATCGTCGAATCCGTCGTCAATGACCTCTTCAACCCCATCCTGGGTGCCATCACCGGTGGCGGCATCGATTTCGCGAATTATTTCATCCCGTTGAGCAGTAATGTCACGGCAACGTCCCTCGCGGCGGCGCGCGAACAGGGCGCGGTTCTGGCATGGGGCAATTTCGTGACCGTCGCGATCAACTTCTTGATCGTCGCCTGGATTCTCTTCCTCGTCGTCAAAGGCATCAACAGGCTGCGTCGCGAGGAAAAGGTCGAGCAAAAGGCGCCCGAGGCTCCGGCCGACGTGAAGCTGCTGACGGAGATCCGCGACCTTCTCGCCGCGCAACGCCAATAA
- a CDS encoding Ribonuclease D → MAIRLHRGDLPPGLDFGSSVAVDTETLGLNPHRDRLCVVQLSRGDGSAEVVQILRDGPPPENLIKLLADPKVLKIFHFARFDLAVLFHRLGVMPAPVYCTKIASKLTRTYTDRHGLKDLLKELLSVDISKQQQSSDWGADTLTEAQVAYAASDVLHLHAVKQKLDVSLAREGRTEIAAACFDFLPTRARLDLLGWPEVDIFAHS, encoded by the coding sequence ATGGCCATTCGTCTGCATCGCGGAGATCTTCCGCCCGGTCTTGATTTCGGCTCGTCTGTCGCGGTCGATACGGAGACGCTTGGACTCAATCCGCACCGCGACCGGCTTTGCGTCGTTCAGCTCTCCCGCGGCGACGGGTCGGCCGAGGTCGTGCAGATTCTCCGCGACGGGCCGCCGCCGGAGAATCTGATCAAGCTTCTCGCTGATCCCAAGGTGCTGAAGATCTTCCATTTCGCGCGTTTCGACCTCGCGGTATTGTTCCATCGGCTCGGCGTCATGCCGGCTCCGGTCTACTGCACGAAGATCGCCTCGAAGCTCACCCGGACCTACACCGACCGCCATGGCCTCAAGGACCTCCTGAAGGAACTGCTTTCCGTCGATATCTCGAAGCAGCAGCAATCGTCCGATTGGGGCGCCGACACATTGACGGAGGCCCAGGTCGCCTATGCCGCGTCGGACGTCCTGCATCTCCATGCCGTCAAGCAGAAACTGGATGTATCCCTTGCCCGCGAGGGAAGGACTGAGATTGCGGCCGCTTGTTTCGATTTTCTGCCGACCCGGGCCCGGCTCGATCTTCTCGGATGGCCGGAGGTTGACATTTTTGCGCATAGTTGA
- a CDS encoding Histidine kinase, giving the protein MIADWAVVLSALVYLSGLFAVARAGTLFGKGLMVGRSGALIYALALAVYCTSWTFFGGVGLAERSGLDFLTIYIGPILVVGLGTHLVMHIVRLAKAQNITTIADFVAARYGKDDRIAAFVTLIAVVGTVPYIALQLKAVSNSLTAFLDASRVTGLSTSTMIFGDLAFVVACVLATFSVAFGTRHIDATKPQNGLVLAIAVESAVKLFAFLTVGLFVSYWMFDGVSDIFDRIATTEHAHTVTEGTSPPLPFLTMILLSSAAALLLPRQFHMMIVENRNLRDVRTASWLFPLYLVLINLFVVPLAIAGQLLFQPGTIDHDMTVLALPLSVNAGGIALVAFIGGLSAATAMVIVDSVALAIMISNDLVMPFVLRRRGWLRRRGADRGSLLQSAMRDAAGTMGDLGTFVLVTRRIAIVTIIFLGYAYFRMAGEAQLAAIGFLSFAAVAQIAPAFFGGLFWRRGTARGAGAGLVAGFSVWLYTLLLPSLAPTGGLAAALIAEGPFGIAALRPTALLGTDLPQLTHGVLWSLAINLIAYVGFSFMRPANVMETLQAQVFTSKNQFGTPALTQNLRLRRSAVSVAELRSTVARYLGAERAERAFASFTTARGTPLADDSEADLHLLRQTEHLLASAIGAASSRLVLSLLLRRNVSATAALKLLDDASAAIQYNRDLLQHGLDHASQGITIFDKDLRLMGWNRAFCDIYNLPPYLMRVGVGLDEIVRSNIARGAYGDGHPEQLLAARIESLMDDRAPVRLKLFPSGNVIEIRSNRLPDGGIVTTYADITDTVSTEEELARANETLERRVRERTEELERLNKELSRAKGEAEDANASKTRFLAAASHDILQPLNAARLYATALAERDRREGDPSLAENVQASLDTVEEILTALLDIARLDAGALKAELSNFRINDLLAPLQREFELMAEEKGIALTFVRSSLAVRSDRRLLRRLLQNFVSNAVKYTPAGRVLVGCRRTGGGTVKVEVWDTGPGIPTSQHRIIFREFQRLDAAHMARGLGLGLSIVERIARVLGHTVTLRSVPGHGSMFSVELPIADTVPTKVPTRDIATPSFGTLENLTVLAIDNEPVVADGMRVLFSSWGCRIATAGGLPEAEALVDGGFVPDAIVADYHLDDGEGIAAILALRQKLSRVLPAVLVTADRSPEVRERARAADIHVLEKPLKPAALRALFVHWQSTPDIAAE; this is encoded by the coding sequence ATGATTGCCGATTGGGCCGTCGTCCTCTCCGCGCTGGTCTATCTCAGTGGCCTTTTCGCGGTGGCACGAGCAGGCACGCTGTTCGGCAAGGGCCTCATGGTCGGTCGCTCGGGCGCCCTGATCTACGCCCTGGCGCTCGCGGTCTACTGCACGTCCTGGACCTTCTTCGGCGGCGTAGGGCTGGCGGAACGTTCGGGCCTCGACTTTCTCACCATCTATATCGGACCGATCCTCGTCGTCGGCCTCGGCACACACCTCGTCATGCATATCGTGCGGCTGGCGAAGGCGCAGAACATCACGACGATCGCCGATTTCGTGGCGGCGCGCTACGGCAAGGATGACCGCATCGCGGCCTTCGTCACGTTGATCGCCGTCGTCGGTACGGTGCCCTATATCGCCTTGCAGTTGAAAGCCGTCTCGAATTCGCTGACGGCCTTCCTGGACGCGAGCCGGGTCACCGGCCTGTCGACCTCGACGATGATCTTCGGCGACCTCGCCTTTGTCGTCGCCTGCGTGCTTGCGACCTTCTCGGTGGCCTTCGGCACACGCCATATCGACGCGACCAAACCGCAGAACGGCCTCGTGCTGGCGATCGCCGTGGAATCGGCGGTCAAGCTTTTCGCGTTCCTGACGGTTGGGCTGTTCGTGTCGTACTGGATGTTCGACGGCGTATCGGACATCTTCGACCGTATCGCCACCACGGAGCATGCCCATACCGTCACGGAAGGCACGTCACCGCCCCTGCCCTTCCTGACGATGATTCTCCTGTCGAGTGCGGCCGCCCTGCTCTTGCCGCGCCAGTTCCACATGATGATCGTGGAAAACCGCAACCTGCGCGATGTGCGCACGGCATCCTGGCTGTTTCCGCTCTATCTCGTTCTCATCAACCTGTTCGTCGTGCCGCTTGCGATTGCCGGCCAGCTTCTGTTCCAGCCCGGCACCATTGATCACGACATGACCGTGCTGGCCCTGCCGCTCTCGGTGAATGCCGGTGGAATCGCTCTCGTCGCCTTCATCGGCGGCCTCTCGGCCGCAACAGCCATGGTCATCGTCGATTCCGTGGCGCTGGCCATCATGATCTCCAACGATCTCGTCATGCCGTTTGTGTTGCGGCGGAGGGGCTGGCTGCGGCGGCGCGGAGCGGATCGCGGCTCCCTTCTGCAAAGCGCCATGCGGGACGCGGCGGGCACGATGGGTGATCTCGGCACCTTCGTGCTGGTGACACGCCGCATCGCCATCGTGACCATCATCTTCCTCGGCTATGCCTACTTCCGCATGGCCGGCGAGGCGCAGCTCGCGGCGATCGGCTTCCTGTCCTTCGCCGCCGTGGCGCAGATCGCACCAGCTTTCTTCGGCGGACTATTCTGGCGCCGGGGCACCGCCCGCGGCGCGGGCGCGGGCCTCGTCGCGGGTTTCAGCGTCTGGCTCTATACGCTGCTCCTGCCAAGCCTGGCGCCGACCGGCGGCCTCGCGGCGGCGCTGATCGCCGAAGGGCCGTTCGGCATAGCCGCACTGAGGCCGACGGCCCTCCTCGGGACCGACCTGCCGCAGCTCACCCATGGTGTGCTTTGGAGCCTTGCCATCAACCTCATCGCCTATGTCGGCTTTTCCTTCATGAGGCCGGCCAATGTGATGGAGACTTTGCAGGCCCAGGTCTTCACCAGCAAGAACCAGTTCGGCACGCCGGCCCTTACGCAGAACCTGCGTCTGCGTCGTTCAGCCGTCAGCGTCGCGGAGCTGCGCTCGACTGTCGCGCGCTATCTCGGCGCCGAGCGAGCCGAACGCGCGTTCGCCAGCTTCACCACCGCGCGGGGCACGCCGCTTGCCGACGACAGCGAGGCGGATCTTCATCTCCTGCGCCAAACGGAGCATCTGCTTGCGTCGGCCATCGGTGCGGCCTCCTCGCGGCTCGTGCTGTCTTTGCTGCTGCGCCGCAACGTGTCCGCCACCGCGGCGCTCAAGCTCCTCGACGATGCCTCCGCCGCGATCCAGTACAACCGCGATCTGCTCCAACACGGGCTCGACCACGCGAGCCAGGGCATCACGATCTTCGACAAGGATCTGCGCCTGATGGGGTGGAACCGGGCATTCTGCGACATCTACAACCTGCCGCCCTACCTCATGCGCGTGGGCGTGGGGCTCGACGAGATCGTCCGCTCCAATATCGCGCGCGGCGCCTATGGCGACGGCCACCCGGAGCAGCTTCTGGCCGCGCGCATCGAAAGCCTGATGGATGACCGCGCGCCGGTGCGGCTCAAGCTGTTTCCCTCCGGCAATGTCATCGAAATCCGCTCCAACCGGCTGCCTGACGGCGGCATCGTGACGACCTATGCCGATATCACGGACACGGTCTCGACAGAGGAGGAACTGGCACGCGCCAACGAAACGCTCGAGCGCCGCGTCAGGGAGCGCACCGAGGAACTGGAGCGATTGAACAAGGAACTATCCCGGGCGAAGGGCGAAGCCGAGGATGCCAACGCATCGAAAACCCGCTTCCTGGCGGCCGCCAGCCACGACATTCTGCAGCCGTTGAACGCGGCCCGCCTCTACGCGACCGCGCTCGCCGAACGCGACCGCCGCGAAGGCGACCCGTCGCTCGCCGAGAATGTGCAGGCCTCGCTCGATACCGTCGAGGAAATCCTGACGGCTCTCCTCGACATCGCCCGGCTCGATGCGGGAGCCCTCAAGGCCGAACTCTCGAACTTCCGCATCAATGATCTGCTGGCGCCCCTTCAGCGGGAATTCGAACTGATGGCGGAGGAGAAGGGTATCGCGCTGACCTTCGTGCGCTCCTCGCTCGCCGTACGCTCCGACCGGCGTCTGCTGCGGCGCCTCTTGCAGAACTTCGTCTCCAACGCGGTGAAATATACGCCCGCCGGCCGGGTGCTGGTGGGATGCCGGCGCACTGGCGGTGGCACGGTGAAGGTCGAGGTGTGGGATACCGGCCCGGGCATCCCGACCAGCCAGCATCGCATCATCTTCCGCGAGTTCCAGCGTCTCGACGCGGCCCATATGGCACGCGGCCTCGGGCTCGGGCTGTCGATCGTCGAGCGTATAGCGCGCGTGCTCGGCCATACGGTGACGCTGAGATCGGTGCCCGGCCACGGCTCCATGTTCAGCGTGGAACTGCCAATCGCCGACACCGTGCCCACGAAAGTGCCGACCCGGGACATCGCGACGCCGAGCTTTGGCACATTGGAAAACCTGACGGTCCTTGCCATCGACAACGAACCGGTGGTGGCGGACGGCATGCGTGTTCTGTTCTCGAGCTGGGGGTGTCGCATCGCGACCGCAGGCGGCCTTCCTGAAGCTGAGGCCCTGGTCGACGGCGGCTTCGTGCCGGATGCCATCGTCGCCGATTATCATCTCGACGACGGCGAGGGTATCGCCGCAATCCTGGCGCTACGCCAGAAGCTCAGCCGCGTCCTGCCCGCCGTGCTCGTCACCGCGGATCGGTCTCCGGAAGTGCGTGAGCGCGCCCGAGCGGCCGACATCCATGTGCTGGAGAAGCCTCTGAAGCCGGCAGCGCTGCGGGCCCTCTTCGTGCACTGGCAGTCGACGCCGGATATCGCCGCGGAATAA